A genome region from Desulfobacterales bacterium includes the following:
- a CDS encoding RNA methyltransferase: MLPSINSKNVNVVLCRPRYPENIGAAARAMRNMGFEQLLVVDPQHCDLSRVLKMATHAASEVIENMQVFDDLQSALEPLNYVVGTTARLGGQRQSVMAADKLAPELIPIAENNQVGLLFGPEDRGLTNEDLRLCHRLVNIPTAEFASLNLAQAVMIICYELHRDRSAQSKPFVPRLANRHELDGMYAQLKDVLVQISYIQPDNPDYFMNNIRQFGTRLKLRAKEVSIIRGICRQINWYGKKCFQDGMNHQGDKPCD, encoded by the coding sequence ATGCTCCCTTCCATCAATTCAAAGAATGTCAACGTCGTCTTATGCCGGCCGCGTTACCCGGAAAATATCGGTGCGGCTGCCAGGGCCATGCGCAACATGGGCTTTGAGCAATTACTCGTGGTCGATCCGCAACATTGTGATTTAAGCCGCGTATTAAAAATGGCGACGCATGCGGCCAGTGAGGTAATTGAAAATATGCAGGTCTTTGACGACCTGCAGTCGGCTTTAGAACCGCTTAATTATGTCGTGGGTACAACCGCGCGCCTGGGTGGTCAGCGCCAGTCTGTGATGGCAGCGGATAAACTGGCCCCGGAGCTGATACCGATTGCCGAAAATAATCAGGTGGGGCTCTTGTTTGGCCCCGAAGATCGTGGGTTGACTAACGAAGACCTGCGTCTTTGCCACCGATTGGTGAATATACCAACAGCCGAATTTGCTTCCTTAAACCTGGCGCAGGCCGTGATGATTATCTGCTATGAGCTGCATCGCGACCGATCCGCGCAAAGCAAACCATTTGTACCGCGACTGGCCAATCGCCACGAGCTGGACGGTATGTATGCGCAATTAAAGGATGTGCTGGTCCAAATTAGTTACATACAGCCGGATAACCCGGATTACTTTATGAACAATATCCGTCAATTCGGCACCCGTTTGAAGCTGCGGGCCAAAGAAGTGAGCATTATCCGCGGCATCTGCAGGCAAATCAACTGGTATGGGAAAAAATGCTTTCAAGATGGAATGAATCATCAGGGAGATAAGCCATGCGATTGA
- the ndk gene encoding nucleoside-diphosphate kinase, whose protein sequence is MERTLAIIKPDGVARGIIGEVIKRLEGNDFKIVAMKMIHMSKQQAEGFYAVHQGKPFFESLTAFMSSGPAVVMVLEGENIISRYRELMGATNYKEAAEGTIRKDFATDIEKNVVHGSDAPETAAFEMAYFFNNLEIVA, encoded by the coding sequence ATGGAAAGAACACTGGCCATTATTAAACCAGACGGAGTGGCGCGCGGTATCATCGGTGAGGTGATAAAGCGCCTCGAGGGCAATGATTTTAAAATTGTTGCAATGAAAATGATTCATATGTCGAAACAGCAGGCCGAGGGCTTTTATGCCGTGCATCAGGGAAAGCCCTTTTTTGAGAGCCTGACGGCATTTATGAGCTCAGGACCGGCTGTGGTGATGGTACTGGAGGGAGAAAATATTATATCACGCTATCGTGAGCTGATGGGTGCCACCAATTACAAAGAGGCGGCAGAGGGGACCATTCGCAAGGATTTCGCCACAGATATTGAGAAAAACGTGGTGCATGGATCTGATGCGCCTGAAACCGCTGCCTTTGAAATGGCTTATTTTTTCAACAATCTTGAAATCGTTGCCTGA
- a CDS encoding zinc ribbon domain-containing protein encodes MPIYEFYCDHCNTIFNFFSKTVNTRKKPNCPRCKTRILSRQMSAFAFTGRAKEDGDDEDMPFDEHKMEKAMQMLAGEADKINEDDPRQAANLMRKLSDMTGLELGDSMNEALKRMEAGEDPDAIEAEMGDLLETEDPFLLPEKKAGASKAKRPAPVRDEKLYDL; translated from the coding sequence ATGCCCATCTACGAATTCTATTGTGATCACTGCAATACGATTTTTAATTTCTTTTCAAAAACGGTTAACACCCGTAAAAAGCCTAACTGTCCCAGGTGCAAAACCAGAATTCTTTCCCGCCAGATGTCGGCTTTTGCTTTCACCGGCAGAGCCAAAGAGGATGGTGACGATGAAGATATGCCCTTTGATGAGCATAAAATGGAAAAAGCCATGCAAATGCTGGCCGGTGAAGCAGACAAAATCAACGAGGATGATCCGCGCCAGGCAGCCAACCTGATGCGTAAACTTTCAGATATGACCGGACTCGAACTTGGGGACAGTATGAATGAGGCCTTGAAACGCATGGAAGCCGGAGAAGATCCGGATGCCATTGAAGCTGAAATGGGCGATTTGCTGGAGACGGAGGACCCATTTCTTTTACCGGAGAAAAAAGCGGGTGCCTCAAAGGCCAAACGGCCAGCGCCTGTGCGCGATGAGAAACTCTACGACCTCTGA